From Clarias gariepinus isolate MV-2021 ecotype Netherlands chromosome 1, CGAR_prim_01v2, whole genome shotgun sequence:
GGCgaatttttggctctcattttcagttttctgttcgttaagccacacagtgacctataaatcacgTAATGATTAAAAAGCATCTAACTTAAGATACAAGACGGAAAATGAGGTCACTTCTGACTGAGATTGTGCCAAAAAcaactgattttctttttatttatttatatattatttagtaGTACAATTCCTCCCACAATAATCTACTCAAtcgggagggctgaagactatcacgtggtTCCACCAAGCCACGTGACGCCAGGCAAtcacatcttttcgaactgctcgctcacacactattgggggggggggcggtgtaacacactcggaggacagcgctatcccctccttccgcttgcatgagctcacggacgcccctgattggctgtagagccgtgaatAATGTGTGGGCACTAAGTGTCTCCCATCCCACCCGGCCAATTTGCTCTCTCTAGGCCCTCAGCTGCgcgaggctacagcatcacccagggatcgaaccagcgttctccggatgatagggcgagcacttcaCCGCACTTCAGGCACTTTGcggcctgtcgcagtaaaacgtGTGTTCCTGTTTCTAAGTTAAGATCTGTGGTCTTATAACTAATTCAGCCAGTTTCTGaaagtttttaagttttaataataaaaccagTCACAGGAGGGAGGAGGATGATGCAAAACTCACGGGAGAGCCATAAAGAAGCAGCATCATAAACAAAACCTTGTAAACACAGATCACCAGGATTGATGATGTAATCAGACCACGGTAATCATCTTTAATTGCAGCTTTATCATTCAAGGATCCTGATTGTATAATCTGACATGATGAACATGTTATCCCTCAGTCTGTTTGTAGAAACCGTCCAAGAAACCGCAGCGGTCTGATACTGGCCAACGTCCGTTAACGAGAACAGGGTACTTGGAAATCATTCAGGAGGAACAttgatttttttgaaaaagaaaaaaaggaaagagagaaaaaaaaattataactgaGGATGTGTAGAGTTTTTGATAAATAATGTAGCTGGTGATCGCGGACTCAGACTCGTAGGCCTGTACTGTACGAGTACACATCCAGCTGAAATAATGGTCCCGTTGGACATAATTATTATGTTGCCTGGCGGTGGCGGTTCCTATAGAAACCCCTGCCTGGGGCATTAGATCTCAAAAGGCAGGcctggttgatttttttttattatttttttttactctggcTGTAAGATGCCCGTCCCCAAAGTGCCCTCCGCGGCACCGCACACAAGCGTGTGCACCGAACAAGGCCAGGAACTGTGTGAATCCGAATCAAAATTAGGCATGCTTCTGAGTCCGTCCCCTCGAGGTTCCTTCAGCATTCCTGTTCACATCAACCTCCGGAGACGGCGCACGAGGTGAGGGCCTGATTTTGGCAGGAAACTAGCaatccatattttatttattttttatttttttggattcGATCCAGGGGAAATAGATAAAGTCCTAGCGAGAGTTATAGACTCGGGGCTATGACGATATGAACCATATGGATCATTAATGAGATATATTAAGAACCAATCGGTGGACCTTTGGGTAAAGATGTAAGCTAGATTCCGAAATGTAATACGGAGAGAAGTGGAATATGATAGTACAGTCATGATGAAGCAGTTGGGGAACTGTATACCAATAActagcattatttattttttccacttATGATCTACTGCTTATTGAATctgtaaaaatccaaatgacTGAAAGTCAAATTAACTGTGTTTGATCAACGAGGTTGTACCTGAGTGAGTTAAATCAGGGGTATTAATAGCGACAGTATGAGTGCTATAAATGATCGCCACTGTAAACCTTCAtaccttagaaagaaaaaaaaagaaaaaaacatttaggatATGGCTCCACTTAACATACTTAGCCCTCTGGggtactgatcagaaggttgtcaGTTTAAGCCCAAGCTCCACCAGGCTGCCATTGTGAGCCCCTGAGCAAGGCTCTCAACCCTGTGTGCTCCATGGGCGCTGTATTTTGGCAGATCACACACTCTGACCCCCAGCCCCCAATACTGGGATACGAAAAGAAAGAATTCCACTctgcagtaatgtacagtatgtgtgacaaTTTAAGGCTTAACTTAGTCATAACTTATAAACACAAATCAGTGCTTTGCGGATCTGTGTAGTTTCCTCATAGAAgaaatctgcatgcctttggactttgggaggaaaccagagcatcctgagaaaacctaccaagaacagggaaaacaaacaaactccaagcacacagacccaaagtgaaaatcgaacccagaccctggaggtgcaagtccacagtactaaccactacatcatGTGCTGAGCCAGGAAAAGCTACAAATGCTGAAACTGTACCACATGCTACATTAACTCTTTCAATGTACTGTAGGTCGGTGTGAACATAGCTGATGTGGTGCGAGCTTATGTTGTAGTGTAGACAACTTTGCTCTTGCTAGCTGGTGCGTGCATGTGTCTTAGCCTGACCTACAGTTGACATACTAGCATTCGATAAAAGTTGATAAAATAGATTTCAAGGGTAGCCATGAACTTACTACCTTACATAGGGCACATAGGGCAGGTGGTAAGTAAAAGGACAACGCTTGATGCTAACAGTTAACATCAAGATGAATACTCATCAAACTGAACATACTTTTACATACCCAAGCAGTATAGGAGTGTTTACTACTTACTCACTTAACTTAAGTAATAAATGCTAAAAATGGACCTGATGCAAGTTCATcgtttgtatttatgtatttaaaaaacatgatgtCCTCTTAAAATACTTCTCTCTTTCATTCCTTCATCTCAATCGTGCAACACCGTGCTCTTGCAGAGACATCCTTCAGCACCCAAACACATTGCCTGAGTCGCAGTCGAGAAGACACCATGGTGGTGCTGGTGCTGGTGCTGGTGAGAAGGCCAAAACACAGATTCCTGTCTGCAGCGTTGGAGAGGAGAGAGCACTGCTCCTGGGCTTCACCATGATGGCCTTCTCCATCCTCATGTACTTCGTGGTGGGGATCGTTGTGGTAAAGCCGTGTATCCACAGGTAACGGAGGACAAGCAAGTTACCGATTGGCGTCTCACTGGAATGCTGGGGAATGTTATTGGAAATGTTACACTTCTGTTGggttaaaaaatattgttgGACATAAAATAGTTTCAAGTGATGCTTCTGactcttataaaataaaatcagtatgaaaTGTTCATTAACTTCAATGTTATATTTacctaatgttttaaaatgaggGCTGAAGACTCTCACATGGGTTCTCCGAATATAGTAGCCTTGATGGAGGAACTGCACCAATGACGGGTGGGAATTGGATGCGACTAAATTAGGGGCAGCAAATGTGATTTCTAATGGtttctaattaaattaaattattaaaacatgtcAGTCGAAAAATGTTCCTTGACAGTTACCTCGATTATTCAGGTATGTTTAGGCTTTTCTAAAATAAACTCCCATTATAATTCTTAGCCTGACTTTAAGATGTTTATCTCTCGCATTGCAGCGACTGGGGAGACGCCACCAACTGCTCCCTGATCCAGACTGAGTTTCTCAATGAGTCTGATGAACGAAGCACCGCTTATCCGTGTCTGAAGGTCTTGGTGAATGTCACAGCTGTGACTTCTGAAAAACCGTTGCATCTGCGCTACGATGAAGCCGCCGTGAACCTGAGCCCAGAGGTACTGCTGTTAATAAATGGGCATGATTACACTTCACACTTCCTGGATGCTTTGCTGATTGCATATTTGTCCCCTTAGTGTTTCTACACCCCGAAAAACCACCAAAACAAATCCGACGTGGTAGAAGAAGCTCAAAGAATCAAAGAAGTCCTGGGTAAACTGCGAGGCCAGGCTATCAGGTGCCATCTAAGCGAAGGGCGCTACCCGGAGGACGCCATCCTGACGAAGCGACACAACCTGCGCATCGCGCTGCAGTGCCTGATGTGGCCGAGCCTCATGCTGTTTGGAGGAGCGATGCTGGTCGGTCTGGTCATGCTCACGCAATATCTTGCTTATATGTGTAATGAAACCATCCAAGAAGAAGACGAAGGAATGGGGGACGGGCAGAGCACTTTGGGGCAGAACAAACAGTACAGGTTTCTGCCCTGCAGGCCCTGGAGTCCCAGTTTAGAAGGAGAAGATTAACAAGCTCCAACCTTAGTCCTGTGGTTAAGGTTTGGACCTAGCGATAAAATCCCAGGGCTTCCCCTTGAGTGGGTTCTTAAGCAACACCCTTAGCCTTAACTTCAAATTTCATCatcttgtttaggtgagagtaTCTTGCAAAGGAATTTATGTGCATTTGTGCTATGGTCCTGATAAGCAGGATGTTGGGCAGCAGGTTGTTGTTAGTGTCTTACAGCTCCAGGGTCTGCAGGTTGATCCTGAGCTCGTGCTACTGTAAAGAGATCCGCATGTCCTCCCAGAATCCATGTTGGTTTCTTTTAGGTTCTCTGGTCACGTCCTATCTCCAGGCAGATTGGTGATTCTAAATTGCCTAGACGTGGACGTCTTATCCAGGGTTCATTCCCACCTCACACCAGCTGTTCCCAGGATAGCTTAGAGGGGGAAGATCTATGCATCTAAGCAGAGACACAATAgatagttttgtttgtttgttttttcccaaGGATTTGGTATTATTTTGGTCTTCAGCATTGTGCCAGGAAAAGATCAGACCTCCAACTGTCAAAGCTGGACGTACTTATAAAGAAGCTCTACTCGGTTTGATGATCTGATATCCAGAAGCCTTCGCTGTCTAGGGATAGAATTTGATCATGACATAAAGAAAAGTTCATACATGGTGTTTCTTGTACAACCATGTGTGGACTGTTTGTCTGTagtttgattcttttttttctatagagATTGTTAGCCAAGTCCAAATGAGCCTCGCTGCATATTTTAGAGAATACTGGTGACCTGGTTTGTCGTTTTTGTGCTTGTGACTCGAATGCTACTGAGAGCCTGGCTCCTGTAATACTAATAGAGTAGGACTTTTGAAAAAGAAGGTCTAAAAGAAACTATTACTAGGGAGGGCAATCTACACACTATCATGGAATAAAATTTGTACCGATCCTTAATTTAAGACAAATAGACCAAGCTAGTGAGTCAAGAGCTGCATTACTGGAAGCTTTCTCAGCATCTGTTCATCTTATTGCATCAGTTTTGccctttgtgttgtttaaattgaAACCAGTGCTCGACAATCTGCCTCTTGTTAACATTCGTCAACACATGAACATAAGTTTGAAGAAAGTctttggattattatttttttacgttTTCAGTAGTCTCTCGAAATATTAGCACTTGATTTTTACTAAAAGACTGACATGATGGTGGCATTATGGCTTAAAATAACACTATTCAGCACTTTATCTTCGGTGTACAGAAGAGGATTAGGaccaacataaataaaagttttagtcTGACTTTAAACCCAGAATATtgaaactaaaatattttttatgctgCTCCTAATCCGCGTCTGTATTTATAAACCTCACTTCCAGGTTTCTAGAGACAAACTAAATTTCGTctcttattttcttataactTTAGAAAATACTGTGCCATGGTAGATTTCTCATCAGTATGGCATCAATAAGTGCTTCAACCTTTTTAGCTTTATAATCGAAtagattttatgttttatattttttataaaaatatgttaAGAAAAATGTGATAAAACGTATACATAGAAATATAAATCTTTAGATCTTCAGCTTGTTGAAATGCTGTGTAATAAACTGGACTTTGTTTTCCACCATATTCATCATGactgattattttctttaatattaacAGTTTTGTGATGTttcatattaaacatattaaagcACTTGCGCATGTGTGATGGACAGGTACTGGGTTTGACAAACAAGATGATGGTGGCTCTAACCGCTAGCATGCAAGaaggccagaaaaaaaaaaaaagaagagggacATGGCTCTGCTCCCATATAATCGGCTCAGGAGGAAATTGGCCTGGTGATCAGAGGGATGTAGTAGCGCAGGATGTGGCGTTGTTCCCGCGCCATCTCCGAGATGTTCGACATCCCAGCATGAATAGCAGCGTGGTCCCTCTGACATTTTCGGGATGTAGAGGCACTGCAGAGTAATCCATAAAGAAGAAAATGCTATTTGCAGAAATACAGATAACACGCTCACATTCCATCATAAGCTGGTATAATTGTAAGacgttagttagttagttagttagttagtaattatgtttaaaaagtacGGAGGATAGTTAGGAGCAAAGTTAAAACGTTGAAACTTTATTATCTAAATTCTCAATTTAAACTCAGAAATCTAAGTagacattttgctttttttgtaaaactatAGAATAAACAACATATCATTTGATTATTATTCATAAAGAGGCATGTGTGAAACCTTACCATAAGTGTCTTGGTATGAAATCATTCAGAATTATTCCTATTATGTCATAGTATGTAAAGGCCCCTTAAAACATCATAAGGTCTTAACGTACTCAAAAATTCATGAAAGTCAACACACATGCTGGAATCTGGAGCCATTAACACGCCCGAGCAGCTGGGCCTTAGGCGTGGCATGGGGCTGTGcttgcatagctcatacacactttgtATGCAAAACCCAGTACACATTTAGATCTCATTGGGCTGAACATTCACTTGTGCGTGTCATAGGCTCTCCTCTACAGGAAGTCAGTTAGTTTGGGTGTTTTGTAAATGCACCCAATTGAATTTGATATACTTCTCCCAGGGGAATTATATGATCACTACCAAACTGGGCCAATATGATCTTAAGACATTAAGGATGCAAAAGTGCGAAGGAATTGTTGTTATCTCAAACAGGTCAGCCGTGATGATGCATTAAACTTGGATAATAATTTCCTGGGTCGCTTTTGGAGGTCTCAACATAAAAGTCGGTCTATTCAAAAATTATAtcataatggtattggtatgtcccctttaaatgcatgtgtccACTGTGTCCACTTTCCACTTTTCTGGCGTGCCCAGGCTTCTAtagcacaggtgcttgggcccgatcaTTATTGCCTGCAACTATATTTTTACTTGCTCTCATACGGGTAAACAAGATTTGGCACAGACTCTGTAATACTAGTAGCTCCATGAAAAGagttcttatttattcatttatttatgattgGGAAATTGCTAGAATGTCATTATATTCGATATGGATGTCCTTTagctgttttttaaataatacatatacGTACTGTAAGCCACACCATTTTTAAATCCTGTTTCAAGTGACAAACTGTCTGTAAATAGTAatcagtaaataataaatgtttttgtatcaaACGTTAAACATATTAATGTGATGTAATCCCTTACTGTAAACCATAACCTAAGGACATGGATAATTAGTTGAAATGTGTTGCTCAAGcaggcatacagtatataacaagtCAACCTAATTAGTGACCTTTTCAAGCTGTAACCAAAACGTTTTTTCCTGAGGGTTCATGCTGAGGTCTGCCTGAGCTCGGTCAGTGTAGAGACCTCTGGAAAGCTCTGGAGGCTTGACGTCCACATGACGTCTTACAGATgcgggaaaataaaaaatggaataGTTTTCCCAATCCGGTCTTTAGCTAAAGGTGATCTTGCTACCCATGATCTCCGAGGATCATTATACTATACTTTTGTATAGTATATAGAATGTATTTTATTGAGTCTCATTCTCCATGCTGTACAACAGAATATATACGTTTCCGACTGTGAATGATTGCTTCGTCCTCATCTATCAGCCGATCCATCTGTCTTTCCTCTAGTGTCATTAAATTCCCCTCTAAGTACAGCTTTCGTTTTTATGACAAAGCagctttgtcttttgcagtgctAATCCTTCCCTATCAGACACTAACAGAGCACTTTCCAAAAACAAGCTCGTTAATATTTATAATGCGACCTGCTCCGGTTAATTAACCACACGTTTCAGGACGGCTAATCAATTTACAGATGAATGAAGCTTCCTGCTCTTGTGTATACACAGCATTAATGATTACACTGAACGGTCTGAACATTTAAGCAAGGCATTAGTGACAGGGTCTTGTTTAAGATGAGCAGGAAAGAACGATAGCACTTGGTGCAGCGTTTTCTAATGGAGGTGAGATGTTTGGGAAAAATGCTAGCCTGAGGGATAAAAGTCAAAACATGTTTAGATATATAGCTTATAAGAAACGTATCTAATCCGGGCCAACCAGGTTCACAAGGAATTCTCATAGAGCTATTCGTGTTCC
This genomic window contains:
- the kcnmb3 gene encoding calcium-activated potassium channel subunit beta-3 translates to MDVLIKCSRTTALPREERRMHILGDILQHPNTLPESQSRRHHGGAGAGAGEKAKTQIPVCSVGEERALLLGFTMMAFSILMYFVVGIVVVKPCIHSDWGDATNCSLIQTEFLNESDERSTAYPCLKVLVNVTAVTSEKPLHLRYDEAAVNLSPECFYTPKNHQNKSDVVEEAQRIKEVLGKLRGQAIRCHLSEGRYPEDAILTKRHNLRIALQCLMWPSLMLFGGAMLVGLVMLTQYLAYMCNETIQEEDEGMGDGQSTLGQNKQYRFLPCRPWSPSLEGED
- the kcnmb2 gene encoding LOW QUALITY PROTEIN: calcium-activated potassium channel subunit beta-2 (The sequence of the model RefSeq protein was modified relative to this genomic sequence to represent the inferred CDS: inserted 1 base in 1 codon; deleted 3 bases in 2 codons; substituted 1 base at 1 genomic stop codon), which encodes MASRAFQRSLHXPSSGRPQHEPSGKNVLCLYIPKCQRDHAAIHAGMSNISEMAREQRHILRYYXPSDHQANFLLSRLYGSRAMSLFFFFFWPSCMLAVRATIILFVKPNSEGFWISDHQTE